A single region of the Halopiger xanaduensis SH-6 genome encodes:
- a CDS encoding thioredoxin family protein, whose product MRRAWQLALNRMTVTLKDFYADWCGPCKTQDPILEELEEDWEGRFEVEKVNVDEQQDLANEYQVRSLPTLIIENDDGIVERFVGVTQREDIEDALESAGA is encoded by the coding sequence ATGCGCCGCGCGTGGCAACTAGCGCTGAACCGCATGACTGTCACGCTCAAGGACTTCTACGCGGACTGGTGTGGCCCCTGCAAGACCCAGGATCCGATCCTCGAGGAACTCGAGGAGGACTGGGAGGGGCGCTTCGAAGTCGAGAAGGTAAACGTCGACGAACAACAGGACCTGGCCAATGAGTACCAGGTCCGCTCGCTGCCGACGCTGATCATCGAAAACGACGACGGCATCGTCGAGCGCTTCGTCGGCGTCACCCAGCGCGAGGACATCGAGGACGCCCTCGAGTCGGCCGGCGCGTAG
- a CDS encoding bifunctional nuclease family protein, which yields MHASIDAVRVAGTQQGPVPVVVLSVDDEDDVVPIFIGFNEATSIARGLEAEDIGRPLTHDLLLDVMEELGSRIDRVVVSEIEERDGGQGGTYIADLHLETPRGGTVVDARPSDSLALAARTNAEIEVTEEVFENGRDDSDKFEQLEDIRNVAGEM from the coding sequence ATGCACGCATCCATCGACGCGGTCCGCGTCGCAGGAACCCAGCAGGGGCCGGTCCCGGTCGTCGTCTTGAGCGTCGACGACGAGGACGACGTCGTCCCCATCTTCATCGGGTTCAACGAGGCGACCAGCATCGCCCGGGGCCTCGAGGCCGAGGACATCGGCCGCCCGCTGACCCACGACCTCCTGCTGGACGTGATGGAGGAACTTGGCAGTCGGATCGACCGCGTCGTCGTCAGCGAGATCGAGGAGCGCGACGGCGGGCAGGGCGGCACCTACATCGCGGATCTGCACCTCGAGACGCCCCGCGGGGGGACGGTCGTCGACGCCCGACCGAGCGACTCGCTGGCGCTGGCCGCCCGGACGAACGCCGAGATCGAAGTCACCGAGGAAGTCTTCGAGAACGGCCGAGACGACAGCGACAAGTTCGAGCAATTAGAAGACATCCGCAACGTCGCCGGTGAAATGTAG
- the hisE gene encoding phosphoribosyl-ATP diphosphatase, whose translation MDDTLEDLFAVIEDRKETLPEDSYTASLFTHEKGENAVLEKLGEETTELVLAAKDDDDEEIAYEAADIVYHLLVLLSMKGMDLEDLEGELESRR comes from the coding sequence ATGGACGACACGCTCGAGGACCTGTTCGCCGTGATCGAGGATCGCAAGGAAACGCTGCCCGAAGACTCCTACACCGCGTCGCTGTTCACCCACGAGAAGGGCGAGAACGCAGTGCTGGAGAAACTCGGCGAGGAGACGACGGAACTCGTGCTGGCCGCGAAGGACGACGACGACGAGGAGATTGCCTACGAGGCCGCCGACATCGTCTACCACCTGCTCGTCCTGCTCTCGATGAAGGGCATGGACCTCGAGGATCTCGAGGGCGAACTCGAGTCGCGGCGGTAG
- a CDS encoding EMC6-like membrane protein, whose protein sequence is MSTESISDRREHIRSVGVTALAALLGVAAALASMAVTGDLPAREAAGETLPQAFVVVAILVQLALLNVTSIYDEDEFGMKHNLYVAFMTFSFWFITWGILLTSEAA, encoded by the coding sequence ATGTCGACCGAATCGATCAGCGACCGACGCGAGCACATCCGCTCGGTCGGCGTCACCGCGCTGGCCGCGCTGCTCGGGGTCGCCGCAGCACTGGCCTCCATGGCCGTCACCGGCGATCTTCCGGCGAGGGAAGCGGCCGGCGAGACGCTACCGCAGGCGTTCGTCGTCGTGGCGATTCTCGTCCAACTCGCGCTGCTCAACGTCACGAGTATCTACGACGAGGACGAGTTCGGCATGAAACACAACCTGTACGTCGCCTTCATGACGTTCTCGTTCTGGTTCATCACCTGGGGAATCCTGCTGACGTCGGAGGCAGCCTAA
- a CDS encoding TIGR01548 family HAD-type hydrolase, producing the protein MNADAVVLDIDGVLVDVADSYRRAIVESVDYVYDRTIRKDDIQQFKDAGGFNNDWELTYAAALYILATGEGYDESIDAFTDAIAENGGGLEAAEAVVRDRIGARATQRVKERWDRERLRDVFQQLYLGAELYRGLEGGEPDIETEGFIHDEPVLLEADARDRLLERYDVGVLTGRPEAEAEIALERVGLEDEVPLEHRFTMDDWEEGKPHPRALTTLAERFDAERIVFVGDTLDDVRTANNAAEADPGREYHGIGVLTGGLTGEEGRRKYEAENAAAVLESINELPSLLAE; encoded by the coding sequence ATGAACGCAGACGCCGTCGTGCTCGACATCGACGGAGTGCTCGTCGACGTCGCCGACTCCTACCGGCGCGCGATCGTCGAGTCCGTCGACTACGTCTACGACCGCACGATCCGCAAAGACGACATCCAGCAGTTCAAGGACGCGGGCGGGTTCAACAACGACTGGGAACTCACCTACGCCGCCGCCCTCTACATCCTCGCGACGGGCGAGGGATACGACGAGTCCATCGACGCCTTCACCGACGCCATCGCCGAGAACGGCGGCGGCCTCGAGGCCGCCGAAGCCGTCGTCCGCGACCGGATCGGCGCCCGAGCGACCCAGCGCGTCAAAGAGCGCTGGGACCGCGAGCGACTGCGCGACGTCTTCCAGCAACTCTACCTCGGCGCGGAACTGTATCGGGGCCTCGAGGGCGGCGAACCCGACATCGAGACCGAGGGGTTCATCCACGACGAGCCGGTGTTGCTCGAGGCCGACGCGCGCGATCGGTTGCTCGAGCGCTACGACGTCGGCGTCCTGACCGGCCGCCCCGAAGCCGAGGCCGAGATCGCCCTCGAGCGCGTGGGGCTCGAGGACGAAGTGCCGCTCGAGCACCGCTTCACGATGGACGACTGGGAGGAAGGGAAGCCCCACCCGCGGGCGCTGACGACGCTGGCCGAACGGTTCGACGCCGAGCGCATCGTTTTCGTCGGGGACACGTTAGACGACGTCCGAACGGCGAACAACGCCGCCGAAGCCGATCCCGGTCGAGAGTACCACGGGATCGGTGTGCTCACCGGCGGGCTCACCGGCGAGGAGGGCCGCCGAAAGTACGAGGCCGAAAACGCGGCGGCGGTACTCGAGTCGATCAACGAACTGCCGTCCCTGCTCGCCGAGTAA
- a CDS encoding glycerophosphodiester phosphodiesterase, with protein sequence MSRPTRSRPAVIAHRGYAGVAPENTVAAAVRAAERDDTAMIEIDVQPAACGTPVVVHDDRLEGTHPRDGRPLTDADGLVRETPLEELQETRVLGTDETIPTLATLLEALPDTAGVNVELKNPGTTDLRFGEALAPDERDARRDVWKPFVERVVDECRAFDGDLLFSSFCEGALAALREAAPEYAAAPLVWDDLEAGLTIADRYDCEAIHPPRNAVAGVPLATTEYAGLPAAEPELDVLERAHEDGRAVNVWTVETWGQFDQLAAAGVDGIIADYPGLERAASAAASRTDRREP encoded by the coding sequence ATGTCACGTCCCACGCGCTCCCGGCCCGCCGTCATCGCCCACCGCGGCTACGCCGGCGTCGCTCCCGAGAACACCGTCGCTGCGGCCGTTCGGGCCGCCGAACGCGACGACACGGCGATGATCGAAATCGACGTCCAGCCGGCCGCCTGCGGAACGCCGGTCGTCGTCCACGACGACCGCCTCGAGGGCACCCATCCCCGCGACGGCCGGCCGCTCACCGACGCCGACGGCCTCGTTCGGGAGACGCCGCTCGAGGAGTTGCAGGAAACGCGGGTCCTCGGCACCGACGAAACGATTCCGACGCTCGCGACCCTGCTCGAGGCGCTCCCCGACACCGCGGGCGTCAACGTCGAACTGAAGAATCCCGGCACGACCGACCTGCGGTTCGGCGAGGCGCTCGCACCCGACGAGCGCGACGCGCGGCGAGACGTCTGGAAGCCGTTCGTCGAGCGCGTCGTCGACGAGTGTCGCGCGTTCGACGGCGACCTGCTCTTCTCGTCGTTCTGCGAGGGCGCGCTCGCCGCGCTCCGCGAGGCCGCACCCGAGTACGCCGCCGCGCCGCTCGTCTGGGACGACCTCGAGGCCGGGCTGACGATCGCCGACCGCTACGACTGCGAGGCGATCCACCCGCCGCGAAACGCCGTCGCCGGGGTCCCGCTGGCGACGACGGAGTACGCCGGCCTCCCGGCTGCGGAACCGGAGCTCGACGTGCTCGAGCGGGCCCACGAGGACGGGCGAGCGGTCAACGTCTGGACGGTCGAGACGTGGGGGCAGTTCGACCAACTCGCCGCGGCCGGCGTCGACGGGATCATCGCGGACTACCCCGGACTCGAGCGAGCGGCATCCGCCGCGGCCTCGAGAACTGACCGAAGAGAACCTTGA
- a CDS encoding ribosome biogenesis/translation initiation ATPase RLI translates to MADDSIAVVDLDRCQPDRCSYECKNYCPPNRTGKECITLRGEETDEGQPEQVRISEEICLGETCGICVEKCPFDAIEIINLPQELQDEPAHRYGENAFSLYGLPAPQEGQVTGILGPNGIGKTTAVRILAGELEPNLGRHEEEIDWDDVLEAYRGTELQDYIADVRDGEVTVARKPQYVDQIPETFDGNTRELLEQTNERGALDQLVERLSIEPVMEQSIDDLSGGELQRVALAATLARDTDFYFLDEITPYLDIGQRVTAARLIRELAEEENKSMLVVEHDLAILDLLADTLHVAYGEPGAYGVVTPPKSVRNGINEYLSGYLENENMRIRPDPIEFEEHAPRSATRGDVLVDYPDLTKSYGDGEFSLEVEGGQIRENEVLGIVGPNGIGKSTFAKLLTGNLEPDEGDADLDLDISYKPQYVTIDQHMRVDAFLSSITDQFGSSYWNTEIAQPLQLERIMEQNLSDLSGGERQRVAIAACLSDSADLYLLDEPSAHLDVEQRVQATSAIRRYAEQQDATVMVIDHDIYMIDLLADRLMVFDGEPAVHGRAGQPQSMRDGMNEFLANLEVTFRRDERTSRPRINKPDSQLDKEQKSEGEYYYAP, encoded by the coding sequence ATGGCAGACGATAGTATCGCCGTCGTCGACCTCGATCGGTGCCAGCCCGACCGGTGCAGCTACGAGTGTAAGAACTACTGCCCGCCCAACCGCACCGGCAAGGAGTGCATCACGCTCCGCGGCGAGGAGACCGACGAAGGACAGCCCGAACAGGTCCGGATCTCCGAGGAGATCTGCCTCGGCGAAACCTGTGGCATCTGCGTCGAGAAGTGTCCCTTCGACGCCATCGAGATCATCAACCTGCCACAGGAGCTACAGGACGAGCCCGCCCACCGCTACGGCGAGAACGCCTTCTCGCTGTACGGCCTCCCTGCGCCGCAGGAAGGACAGGTCACCGGCATCCTCGGGCCGAACGGCATCGGGAAGACGACCGCCGTCCGCATCCTCGCCGGCGAACTCGAGCCCAACCTCGGCCGCCACGAGGAGGAAATCGACTGGGACGACGTGCTCGAGGCCTACCGCGGGACTGAACTGCAGGACTACATCGCGGACGTCCGCGACGGCGAGGTCACCGTCGCCCGGAAGCCCCAGTACGTCGACCAGATCCCCGAGACGTTCGACGGCAACACGCGCGAACTGCTCGAGCAGACGAACGAGCGTGGCGCGCTCGACCAGTTGGTCGAGCGGCTCTCGATCGAACCCGTCATGGAGCAGTCGATCGACGACCTCTCCGGCGGGGAGCTCCAGCGGGTCGCGCTCGCGGCCACCCTGGCGCGGGACACGGACTTCTACTTCCTCGACGAGATCACGCCGTACCTCGACATCGGCCAGCGGGTCACCGCCGCGCGCTTGATCCGCGAACTCGCCGAAGAGGAGAACAAGTCGATGCTCGTCGTCGAGCACGACCTCGCCATCCTGGACCTGCTCGCCGACACGCTCCACGTCGCCTACGGTGAGCCCGGCGCGTACGGTGTCGTCACTCCACCGAAATCCGTTCGGAACGGGATCAACGAGTACCTCTCGGGCTACCTCGAGAACGAGAACATGCGGATCCGGCCGGATCCCATCGAGTTCGAGGAGCACGCGCCCCGATCCGCGACCCGCGGCGACGTGCTCGTCGACTACCCCGACCTCACCAAGAGCTACGGCGACGGCGAGTTCTCCCTCGAGGTCGAGGGCGGCCAGATCCGCGAGAACGAAGTGCTGGGCATCGTCGGCCCGAACGGGATCGGGAAGTCCACCTTCGCAAAGCTCTTGACGGGCAATCTCGAGCCCGACGAGGGCGACGCGGACCTCGATCTCGATATCTCGTACAAGCCCCAGTACGTCACCATCGACCAGCACATGCGGGTCGACGCCTTCCTCTCGTCCATTACGGACCAGTTCGGCTCCTCGTACTGGAACACCGAAATCGCCCAGCCCCTGCAACTCGAGCGGATCATGGAACAGAACCTCTCGGACCTCTCCGGCGGTGAGCGCCAGCGCGTCGCCATCGCCGCGTGTCTCTCCGACTCCGCGGATCTCTACCTGCTGGACGAACCCTCGGCCCACCTGGACGTCGAACAGCGCGTCCAGGCTACCAGCGCGATCCGGCGCTACGCCGAACAGCAGGACGCGACGGTCATGGTCATCGACCACGACATCTACATGATCGACCTGCTCGCGGATCGTCTGATGGTCTTCGACGGCGAACCCGCCGTCCACGGGCGGGCCGGCCAGCCCCAGTCGATGCGCGACGGCATGAACGAGTTCCTCGCGAACCTCGAGGTCACGTTCCGCCGCGACGAGCGCACGTCCCGGCCCCGGATCAACAAGCCCGACTCGCAACTCGACAAGGAGCAGAAGAGCGAGGGCGAGTACTACTACGCGCCCTGA
- a CDS encoding response regulator, producing MAGPPTEDVITILLVEPNPGDARLFDESFADANIACDVHTVSDGENALDFVHRRNDHVERPRPDLVLLDFHLPGVSGEDVLTELKSDPAFRRIPVIVMTSSDAEEDIARSYDLHANAYVQKPIEPDEFVELVRSFENFWLTFVRLSSSEAGEAGEASETDETGEE from the coding sequence ATGGCAGGGCCGCCGACCGAGGACGTGATCACGATTCTGCTCGTCGAGCCGAACCCGGGGGACGCGAGGCTGTTCGACGAGTCGTTCGCCGACGCGAACATCGCCTGTGACGTCCACACCGTCTCCGACGGCGAGAACGCGCTGGATTTCGTCCACCGGCGAAACGACCACGTCGAACGGCCGCGGCCGGACCTCGTCCTGCTCGATTTTCACTTACCGGGCGTCAGCGGCGAGGACGTCCTGACCGAACTCAAATCCGATCCCGCGTTCCGGCGGATTCCGGTCATCGTCATGACCAGTTCCGACGCCGAGGAGGACATCGCCCGCTCGTACGACCTCCACGCGAACGCCTACGTCCAGAAACCGATCGAGCCCGACGAGTTCGTCGAGCTTGTCCGCTCGTTCGAGAACTTCTGGCTGACGTTCGTGCGGCTCTCCTCGAGCGAAGCGGGCGAAGCGGGCGAAGCGAGTGAGACGGACGAGACTGGCGAGGAGTAG
- a CDS encoding UPF0146 family protein: MSHSRRRSDAMIDYLREYDRAVEIGIGRRTELAAALAKAGVSVIATDVYRREVPHGVRFVQDDIVDPDPAIYADADAIYARNLPPELHRPALEVAREADAAFYFTTLGGDQPAVPVDRKTIETGTLYVARAGIQ, translated from the coding sequence GTGTCCCACTCTCGCCGCCGCTCGGATGCAATGATCGATTACCTCCGCGAGTACGACCGCGCGGTCGAGATCGGGATCGGCCGCCGGACGGAGCTGGCGGCCGCGCTCGCGAAAGCGGGAGTTTCCGTGATCGCAACCGACGTCTACCGGCGCGAGGTCCCCCACGGCGTCCGATTCGTGCAAGACGATATCGTCGATCCCGACCCCGCAATCTACGCCGACGCCGACGCGATCTACGCCCGAAACCTGCCGCCCGAACTCCACCGGCCGGCGCTCGAGGTCGCCCGCGAGGCCGACGCCGCCTTCTACTTCACGACGCTGGGCGGGGACCAACCGGCGGTGCCGGTTGATCGAAAGACGATCGAAACGGGGACGCTGTACGTGGCTCGAGCGGGGATTCAGTGA
- a CDS encoding archaemetzincin family Zn-dependent metalloprotease, translating to MLVDIVPVGNVPAEVKRAASSALRSVYDCEVSINDSQSVPNGAYDSGRNQYSAESFIQLAERVGRGDKNIAITPHDLFYRRRNYVFGLAYLDGSGSVVSTYRLQTSSDGGFSNQSAEDIFEDRVRKEIVHEIGHTYGLEHCDNNRCVMNFSPTVREVDIKEENLCGSCQRLIS from the coding sequence ATGCTCGTCGACATCGTGCCGGTCGGCAACGTCCCCGCGGAGGTCAAGCGGGCCGCCTCCTCGGCGTTGCGATCGGTCTACGACTGCGAGGTCTCTATCAACGACTCGCAGTCGGTTCCGAACGGCGCGTACGACTCCGGCCGGAACCAGTACTCTGCCGAATCTTTCATCCAACTGGCCGAACGAGTCGGCCGCGGCGACAAAAACATCGCGATCACGCCCCACGACCTCTTCTACCGCCGGCGCAACTACGTCTTCGGGCTCGCCTACCTCGACGGCAGCGGCAGCGTCGTCTCGACCTACCGCCTGCAAACCTCGAGCGACGGCGGGTTCTCGAACCAGAGCGCCGAAGACATCTTCGAGGACCGCGTCCGCAAGGAGATCGTCCACGAGATCGGTCACACCTACGGCTTAGAGCACTGCGACAACAATCGCTGCGTGATGAACTTCTCGCCGACGGTCCGCGAGGTCGATATCAAGGAGGAGAACCTCTGTGGCAGCTGTCAGCGCTTGATCAGCTGA
- a CDS encoding preprotein translocase subunit Sec61beta, which produces MDKGQNSGGLMSSAGLVRYFDSEDSNAIKINPKTVIATGVLIGVLVQLLTFVA; this is translated from the coding sequence ATGGATAAAGGACAAAATTCCGGCGGCTTGATGTCCAGTGCCGGACTCGTCCGGTACTTCGACTCGGAGGACTCGAACGCGATCAAGATCAATCCCAAGACCGTCATCGCAACCGGCGTGCTGATCGGCGTTCTCGTACAGCTGCTGACCTTCGTCGCGTAA
- a CDS encoding class I SAM-dependent methyltransferase: MPTTDPFETRADEYDDWFEHNEDAYRAERAALERALPDRHALDGSDGNRPLTRTRALEVGVGTGRFAAPLEIPIGIDPARTPLTHARDRGVDPVRGVAESLPVADDAVDRLLFVTVLSFVDDLEATLSEARRVLTDDGTLVVAVLDRSSPVGQVYQEHKDESPFYADAEFLTADEAAAALEDAGFTVEGRLQTVFDEPASIDPNAEPDVREGHGDGLFAVLRARVAESRA; the protein is encoded by the coding sequence ATGCCGACCACCGACCCCTTCGAAACCCGCGCCGACGAGTACGACGACTGGTTCGAGCACAACGAGGACGCCTACCGAGCCGAACGGGCCGCCCTCGAGCGTGCGCTCCCCGACCGCCACGCCCTCGATGGGAGCGACGGGAATCGACCCCTCACCCGCACCCGCGCCCTCGAGGTCGGCGTCGGCACCGGACGGTTCGCCGCCCCGCTCGAGATTCCTATCGGCATCGACCCGGCTCGAACGCCGCTTACCCACGCTCGAGACCGTGGCGTCGATCCCGTTCGGGGCGTCGCCGAATCGCTGCCCGTCGCCGACGACGCGGTCGACCGCCTCCTGTTCGTGACCGTCCTGTCGTTCGTCGACGACCTCGAGGCGACGCTCTCGGAGGCGCGGCGCGTGCTAACCGACGACGGCACGCTGGTCGTCGCCGTCCTCGATCGCTCGAGTCCGGTCGGACAGGTTTATCAGGAACACAAAGACGAGAGTCCGTTCTACGCCGACGCGGAGTTTCTGACGGCCGACGAGGCGGCTGCGGCGCTCGAGGACGCCGGATTCACCGTCGAGGGGCGGCTTCAGACGGTGTTCGACGAGCCGGCATCGATCGATCCAAACGCTGAGCCCGACGTCCGCGAGGGGCACGGGGACGGGTTGTTCGCGGTGCTACGAGCGCGGGTGGCGGAGTCGCGAGCGTAA
- a CDS encoding four-helix bundle copper-binding protein, with amino-acid sequence MALQQLEHADDHMQECIDNCLEAAQVCEWCADACAGEGEDMARCIRLCRDVADIASLHARFMARNSGYHQELGELCADLCEECAEECEQHDHEHCQACAEVLPKCAESCREMASS; translated from the coding sequence ATGGCACTGCAACAACTCGAGCACGCGGACGACCACATGCAGGAGTGTATCGACAACTGCCTCGAGGCGGCCCAGGTCTGCGAGTGGTGTGCGGACGCCTGCGCCGGCGAGGGCGAAGACATGGCCCGCTGCATCCGGCTCTGTCGGGACGTGGCCGACATCGCGTCGCTTCACGCGCGGTTCATGGCCCGCAACTCGGGCTACCACCAGGAACTGGGCGAACTCTGTGCGGACCTCTGCGAAGAGTGCGCCGAGGAGTGCGAACAGCACGACCACGAACACTGTCAGGCCTGCGCCGAGGTCCTCCCGAAGTGCGCCGAAAGCTG
- the pdxT gene encoding pyridoxal 5'-phosphate synthase glutaminase subunit PdxT produces MPLTAGVVAVQGDVEEHADAIERAARARGHEVTVREIRESGIVPDCDLLAMPGGESTTISRLVHSEGIAAEIRDHVAAGKPLLATCAGLIVASSDPNDDRVDELGLLDVAVERNAFGRQKDSFEAPLEVEGLADDEPYPAVFIRAPAVADVDIGADDNGDEGGNGDANAEVLATWDGRPVAVRQGSVVGTAFHPELTPDSRIHGLAFFENEAASVPALENEKPATDPA; encoded by the coding sequence ATGCCACTGACCGCCGGCGTCGTCGCCGTTCAGGGCGACGTCGAAGAGCACGCCGACGCCATCGAACGGGCGGCGCGAGCCCGCGGACACGAGGTCACCGTCCGCGAAATCCGCGAGTCGGGAATCGTTCCCGACTGCGACCTGCTCGCGATGCCCGGCGGCGAGTCGACGACCATCTCGCGGCTCGTCCACAGCGAGGGAATCGCGGCCGAGATTCGAGATCACGTCGCCGCGGGCAAACCCCTGCTCGCTACCTGCGCCGGCCTGATCGTCGCCTCGAGCGATCCGAACGACGATCGGGTCGACGAACTCGGACTGCTCGACGTGGCGGTCGAGCGCAACGCCTTCGGCCGGCAGAAGGACAGCTTCGAGGCGCCCCTCGAGGTCGAGGGTCTCGCGGACGACGAGCCGTATCCGGCGGTGTTCATCCGCGCGCCGGCGGTTGCCGACGTCGACATCGGCGCGGACGATAACGGAGACGAAGGCGGCAACGGCGACGCCAACGCCGAGGTGCTCGCGACGTGGGACGGCCGCCCGGTTGCGGTCCGGCAGGGTTCCGTCGTCGGCACCGCGTTCCACCCCGAACTGACCCCCGACAGCCGGATTCACGGGCTGGCCTTCTTCGAGAACGAGGCGGCGTCGGTGCCGGCGCTCGAGAACGAGAAACCGGCGACGGACCCGGCCTAA
- the npdG gene encoding NADPH-dependent F420 reductase has product MRIALLGGTGDIGEGLALRFGRDTDHEVLVGSRDPESARDAVAGYEETLEAHGAEATVKGFVNEMVTDRADVAVLAVPPYHVGDTIESVADALDENTILVTPAVAMKRDDGGMQFHPPSAGSTTELVAQRAPDGVPVVGAYHNLPAARLADLEADIDYDTPVVGTDRDAVRTVVDLTNEIEGLRALEAGPLSNAAAIESLTALTITLTMYNDARDLGVKWQE; this is encoded by the coding sequence ATGCGAATCGCACTGCTCGGCGGCACCGGCGACATCGGCGAAGGGCTCGCGCTCCGGTTCGGACGGGACACCGACCACGAGGTGCTCGTCGGCTCCCGCGACCCCGAGAGCGCCCGGGACGCGGTCGCCGGCTACGAGGAAACCCTCGAGGCCCACGGCGCCGAGGCCACCGTCAAGGGGTTCGTCAACGAGATGGTCACCGACCGCGCCGACGTCGCGGTGCTCGCGGTTCCGCCCTACCACGTCGGCGACACGATCGAGTCGGTCGCGGACGCGCTCGACGAAAACACGATCCTCGTCACGCCCGCGGTCGCCATGAAACGCGACGACGGCGGGATGCAGTTCCACCCGCCGTCGGCCGGCAGCACGACCGAACTCGTCGCCCAGCGAGCGCCCGACGGCGTTCCGGTCGTCGGCGCGTACCACAACCTCCCGGCCGCCCGGCTCGCCGATCTCGAGGCCGACATCGACTACGACACGCCCGTCGTCGGGACCGATCGCGACGCGGTCCGGACCGTCGTCGATCTAACTAACGAGATCGAGGGACTTCGCGCGCTCGAGGCGGGGCCGCTGTCGAACGCCGCGGCGATCGAGAGCCTCACGGCGCTGACGATCACGCTCACGATGTACAACGACGCCCGCGATCTCGGCGTGAAGTGGCAGGAGTGA